The proteins below come from a single Dendropsophus ebraccatus isolate aDenEbr1 chromosome 15, aDenEbr1.pat, whole genome shotgun sequence genomic window:
- the LOC138773836 gene encoding oocyte zinc finger protein XlCOF6-like, with translation MAIVTNDPARMDEDRNYMAARILDLSIEMIYWITGEDYKVIKKSSGECVAPPVSGGSNSTQSPITDPPSHSLIDEKKILELTFRITGLLTGEVPIRCQDVAVYFSMEEWEYIEDCKDQRDPLKLTIEIIHLITGQDYTVVKKSGKCVAPPVSGGQSSIQSPITDPPSASLINQKKILELTSRITELLTGKVPIRCQDVAVYFSMEEWEYIEGHKDLYKDVMMEDQPPLTSPDEDSQRNPPERCPRPLYSQDCKEEQQHVPLDHQETDSEMTTGVEGPDTVTVKSEDWIPDLHGHLLLPPYYEDSAGTNSIIPVIIHSGHLSTDPSGHKKPSPNQPVVAKERPFICTECGKSFPRKYNLDLHHRMHTGERPYPCKTCGKRFTQKSGLVEHQKIHTGVKPHLCTVCGKCFTYKSTLVEHLKTHTGEKPFSCTECGKSFIQKSGLKSHQRLHTGEKPYSCPECGKCCSHKSNLKEHIKIHTGIKPYSCTECGKCFSEKSSLVKHQRIHTGEKPFSCTECGKSFTDKKGLGKHKKTHIGEKPFPCTECGRCFGQKSKLAEHERIHSGEKPFSCPECEKCFRKKANLMQHLKGHTGENPFLCPFCEKCYTLKSSLILHIRTHTGEKPFSCEECGKCFSHRSSIVEHQRTHTGEKSYSCTVCGKCFSQKSNLTSHERIHTGERPFSCPDCGKTFRQRSNLVQHQRTHTGERPLTCPECGKSFSRRSNLIQHLRTHTAEKPFACPECGKCFSNMADVTAHLTAHSV, from the exons ATGGCAATTGTCACGAATGACCCAGCAAGGATGGATGAAGACAGGAATTACATGGCTGCCAGGATATTAGACCTCAGCATAGAGATGATCTACTGGATAACCGGAGAG gattacaaaGTGATAAAGAAGTCGTCTGGTGAGTGTGTGGCGCCCCCTGTGTCCGGAGGCTCGAACAGCACCCAGAGCCCCATCACAGATCCTCCATCTCATTCACTGATAGATGAGAAGAAGATTCTAGAACTGACCTTCAGGATCACtgggctgctgactggagag gttcctataaggtgtcaagATGTTgctgtctatttctccatggaggagtgggagtatatagaagaCTGCAAGGATCAGAGGGATCCTTTAAAACTTACCATTGAGATAATCCACCTGATAACTGGACAG gattacacagtagtgaagaagtctgGTAAGTGTGTGGCGCCCCCTGTGTCAGGAGGCCAGAGCAGCATCCAGAGCCCCATCACAGATCCTCCATCTGCATCACTGATAAATCAGAAGAAGATTCTAGAACTGACCTCCAGGatcactgagctgctgactggaaag gttcctataagatgTCAGGATGTTgctgtctatttctccatggaggagtgggagtatatagaaggacacaaggatctgtacaaggacgtcatgatggaggatcagccgcccctcacatcaccgg ATGAAGACAGCCAGAGAAacccaccagagagatgtccccgtcctctataTTCCCAGGATTGTAAAGAGGAGCAGCAACATGTCCCCCTGGATCATCAG GAAACTGATAGTGAAATGACGACTGGAGTGGAGGGACCCGACACAGTGACAGTGAAAA GTGAAGACTGGATCCCAGACCTCCACGGACATCTCCTTTTACCTCCCTATTATGAAGATAGTGCAGGAACTAATTCAATAATTCCAGTAATCATCCATAGCGGCCACTTATCCACTGATCCCTCTGGTCACAAGAAACCTTCCCCTAACCAACCTGTAGTTGCCAAAGAAAGACCATTTATATGtacagaatgtggaaaatctttTCCTAGGAAATATAATCTCGATTTACATCACAGAATGCACACAGGGGAAAGGCCATATCCATGTAAAACATGTGGGAAACGTTTTACCCAAAAATCTGGTCTGGTTgaacatcagaaaattcacacaggggtaaagccacatttatgtacagtatgtgggaaatgttttacctaCAAGTCAACTCTTGTTGAACATCTGAAaacccacacaggggagaagccattctcTTGTACTGAGTGCGGGAAGTCTTTTATTCAGAAATCAGGCCTTAAGTCACATCAAAgacttcacacaggggagaagccatattcatgcccTGAATGTGGAAAGTGTTGTAGTCATAAATCAAATCTTAAGGAGCATATAAAGATTCATACAGGGATCAAGCCCTATTCATGTAccgaatgtgggaaatgctttagcgagaaatcaagtcttgttaaacatcagagaattcacacaggggagaagccattttcatgtacagaatgtgggaaGTCTTTTACTGACAAAAAGGGACTTGGTAAACATAAGAAAACTCACATaggggaaaagccatttccaTGTACTGAATGTGGTAGATGTTTTGGTCAAAAATCCAAACTCGCTGAACATGAAAGAATTCactcaggggagaagccattttcatgccccgaatgtgagaaatgttttagaaAGAAAGCCAACCTTATGCAGCATCTAAAAGGTCACACGGGGGAGAATCCATTTTTATGTCCATTTTGTGAGAAATGTTACACCCTTAAATCATCTCTCATTCTCCATAttagaactcacacaggagagaaaccgttTTCATGCgaagaatgtggtaaatgttttagcCACAGATCAAGCATTGttgaacatcagagaactcacacaggggagaagtccTATTCATGCACagtgtgtgggaaatgttttagccaAAAATCAAACCTTACTtcacatgaaagaattcacacaggggagaggccattttcatgtccagacTGTGGGAAAACTTTCAGGCAAAGATCGAATCTTGTtcaacatcagagaactcacacaggggagaggccgTTGACATGTCCTGAGTGTGGGAAGTCTTTTAGTCGGAGATCTAATCTTATTCAGCATCTAAGAACTCACACAGCGGAGAAACCATTTGCTTGCcctgaatgtggtaaatgttttagtAATATGGCAGATGTTACGGCACATCTAACAGCACACTCAGTGTAA